From a region of the Oryza sativa Japonica Group chromosome 6, ASM3414082v1 genome:
- the LOC107278599 gene encoding protein SMALL AUXIN UP-REGULATED RNA 16, whose amino-acid sequence MAIKKGGAAGLKQILKRCSSLGRRQQEQKQVSEWEEEEEASGLPSDVPRGHFAVYVGERRRRFVVPLALLDRPEFRSLLRRAEEEFGFAGAGAGGLLVLPCEEVAFRSLTSSLHYSCTR is encoded by the coding sequence ATGGCGATCAagaagggcggcgcggcggggctgAAGCAGATACTGAAGCGGTGCTCGAGCCtggggcggcggcagcaggagcAGAAGCAGGTCAgcgagtgggaggaggaggaggaggcgtccgGCTTGCCGTCCGACGTGCCGAGGGGCCACTTCGCGGTGTacgtcggcgagcggcggcggcggttcgtgGTGCCCCTCGCGCTTCTCGACCGGCCGGAGTTCCGCTccctgctccgccgcgccgaggaggagttcggcttcgccggcgccggcgccggcggcctcctcgtcctcccctGCGAGGAGGTCGCCTTCCGCTCCCTCACCTCCTCCCTCCACTACTCCTGCACCCGctga